In the Oscillospiraceae bacterium genome, one interval contains:
- the frr gene encoding ribosome recycling factor — MKDTYEEYTRKMDKTIEVLGHEFATLRAGRANAAVLDRVSVEYYGAQTPVAQIASISTPEPRVLVIQPWDGGALKAIEKAIQVSDLGINPQNDGKVIRLAFPQLTEERRHELIRQVRKYAEESKVALRNIRRDAIEAYKALKKKSEITEDDLKDIEKDFHELIDKYCKDIDALVGKKEKELMEV; from the coding sequence ATGAAGGACACATACGAGGAATACACTCGAAAGATGGATAAGACGATCGAGGTGCTGGGACATGAATTTGCCACCCTGCGCGCCGGTCGGGCCAACGCGGCCGTGCTGGACCGCGTGTCGGTGGAATATTACGGCGCCCAGACTCCTGTCGCGCAGATCGCCTCCATCTCGACGCCGGAGCCGCGGGTGCTGGTGATCCAGCCCTGGGACGGCGGGGCGCTCAAGGCGATCGAAAAGGCCATCCAGGTCTCCGATCTGGGCATCAACCCGCAAAATGACGGCAAGGTGATCCGGCTCGCGTTTCCGCAGCTCACCGAGGAGCGCCGCCACGAACTGATCCGGCAGGTGCGCAAGTACGCCGAGGAGAGCAAGGTGGCCCTGCGCAACATTCGCCGCGACGCGATCGAGGCCTACAAGGCGCTGAAAAAGAAGTCGGAGATCACCGAGGACGACCTGAAGGACATCGAAAAAGACTTTCACGAACTCATCGACAAATACTGCAAAGACATCGATGCGCTGGTCGGCAAGAAGGAAAAGGAGCTCATGGAGGTATAA
- the uppS gene encoding di-trans,poly-cis-decaprenylcistransferase, producing the protein MRRQAKTAAQLPPPERRPRHVGIIMDGNGRWAKRRALPRTAGHAAGSETFRRVATHARDRGIQALTVYAFSTENWRRPKDEVDAILDLLARYLREAIQSMARDGVRLRFLGDLSILPASLLALVREADAVARTVEGMIVSVGFNYGGRDEILRAARTLSARCQAGLLAPEQIDEALFSSLLDTAPLPPLDLLIRPSGEFRLSNFLLWQAAYAELYFTDVLWPDFSPTEFDRALSAFAARERRYGGAS; encoded by the coding sequence TTGAGAAGACAGGCAAAAACCGCCGCGCAGCTCCCGCCGCCGGAACGGCGGCCGCGGCACGTCGGCATCATCATGGACGGCAACGGGCGGTGGGCCAAACGGCGCGCGCTGCCGCGCACGGCCGGGCACGCCGCGGGCAGCGAGACCTTCCGCCGGGTGGCCACGCACGCCAGGGATCGGGGCATCCAGGCTCTCACCGTGTACGCCTTCTCCACCGAAAACTGGCGGCGTCCGAAGGACGAGGTGGACGCCATCTTGGACCTCCTCGCGCGCTACCTGCGCGAGGCCATTCAAAGCATGGCGCGCGACGGCGTTCGGCTGCGGTTTTTGGGCGATCTGTCCATCCTGCCGGCGTCGCTTTTGGCGCTGGTGCGCGAGGCGGACGCCGTCGCCCGGACTGTCGAGGGCATGATAGTCAGCGTGGGCTTCAATTACGGCGGGCGGGACGAGATCCTGCGCGCCGCGCGGACGCTTTCCGCGCGTTGCCAGGCAGGCCTGCTCGCGCCGGAACAGATCGATGAGGCGCTCTTCTCCTCTCTGCTGGACACGGCCCCCCTGCCGCCGCTCGATCTGCTCATTCGTCCGAGCGGCGAGTTTCGTTTGTCCAATTTTCTTTTGTGGCAGGCGGCCTACGCCGAACTGTATTTCACAGACGTGCTCTGGCCGGACTTCTCCCCGACCGAATTTGACCGCGCGCTCTCGGCCTTTGCCGCCCGGGAACGCCGGTACGGCGGCGCGTCCTGA
- a CDS encoding phosphatidate cytidylyltransferase: protein MRARVFVGLALLPLLIAVVYLAPPWALPAAVSALSVAAVWELLHATGLVRARRVLIGAAAAAALTPFWCYFDMPPVPGAAGLFLLVLWLFAAALLDRRRAIGVSAITGALFAGLAIPLLLSSLVRIAARPEGSVLILLPFLTASGTDICALFTGMLLGRRKLAPEISPHKTVEGSLGGFFGALALTALFVVVVRAVTPLTPALPAWLLIAGVGSLAAQVGDLSFSLIKREFGLKDFGALLPGHGGVLDRFDSLLFAAPMTELLLALLPLWGGAA from the coding sequence ATGCGGGCGCGTGTGTTTGTGGGCCTCGCCCTGCTGCCGCTGCTCATCGCCGTCGTATATCTGGCGCCGCCCTGGGCGTTGCCGGCGGCCGTCAGTGCGCTGTCCGTCGCAGCGGTGTGGGAACTGCTGCACGCCACGGGGCTTGTGCGGGCGCGGCGCGTGCTCATAGGGGCCGCCGCCGCCGCCGCGCTGACGCCTTTCTGGTGTTACTTCGACATGCCGCCCGTCCCGGGGGCGGCGGGCCTGTTTCTGCTGGTGCTGTGGCTCTTCGCGGCCGCCTTGCTGGACCGTCGCCGAGCGATCGGCGTTTCGGCGATCACCGGCGCGCTGTTCGCCGGGCTGGCGATCCCGCTGCTCCTCTCGTCCCTCGTCCGGATCGCCGCGCGTCCGGAGGGGTCCGTCCTCATCCTGTTGCCGTTTTTGACCGCTTCGGGCACGGACATTTGCGCGCTGTTCACCGGCATGCTGCTGGGCCGCCGGAAGCTGGCGCCCGAGATCAGTCCCCACAAAACCGTCGAGGGCTCCCTCGGCGGGTTCTTCGGCGCCCTCGCGCTGACGGCGCTCTTTGTCGTCGTCGTGCGGGCGGTCACGCCTCTGACGCCGGCGCTGCCCGCCTGGCTCCTGATCGCAGGGGTCGGCTCCCTGGCCGCGCAGGTGGGAGATCTCAGTTTTTCACTGATCAAACGGGAGTTTGGCCTCAAGGACTTCGGCGCGCTGCTGCCGGGACACGGCGGGGTGTTGGACCGGTTTGACAGTCTGCTGTTCGCCGCGCCCATGACCGAACTGCTCCTTGCCCTGCTTCCGCTCTGGGGGGGAGCGGCATGA
- the dxr gene encoding 1-deoxy-D-xylulose-5-phosphate reductoisomerase, translating into MTLQPARRVSVLGATGSVGIQTLAVLSHLGLAAVCLTGGRNSRLLETQARQFAPQTVALADPDAARDLKTRLADTSVAVLSGPEGVCEAAACEAADTVVAAITGLAGLRPVLAALRPGRRLALANKEALVCAGTLVTAAVRAQGCTLLPVDSEHSALFQCLRGEDPSSVERLVLTASGGPFFGLDRDALRRVTPAQALAHPTWRMGSKITVDSATLMNKALECLEAMYLFSVPMARIEVVVHRQSIVHSMVVFRDGAAVAQLGPPDMRLPIQYALTFPARAASPLPPFDWAASPALTFAPPDENTFPALALAREAAARGGTAAAALNGANEAAVSLFLAGQIGFLDIAAHTAAALAAVPSDGGSLEDILETDRAARAFVHAQR; encoded by the coding sequence ATGACACTTCAGCCCGCCCGCCGCGTGTCCGTACTCGGCGCCACCGGCTCCGTCGGCATACAGACCCTGGCGGTGCTCTCGCACCTCGGCCTCGCGGCGGTCTGCCTGACCGGCGGCCGCAACAGCCGCCTGCTGGAGACACAGGCCCGGCAATTTGCTCCGCAGACCGTGGCGCTGGCCGACCCGGACGCCGCCCGCGATCTGAAGACCCGGCTGGCCGACACGTCCGTCGCCGTGCTCTCGGGCCCCGAGGGCGTCTGCGAGGCGGCGGCCTGCGAGGCGGCCGACACGGTGGTGGCCGCTATCACGGGCCTCGCGGGCCTGCGGCCCGTGCTGGCCGCCCTGCGCCCCGGGCGCCGTCTCGCGCTCGCCAACAAGGAGGCCTTGGTCTGTGCGGGTACGCTGGTGACGGCGGCAGTCCGCGCGCAGGGCTGCACGCTGCTTCCCGTCGACTCGGAACACAGCGCTCTCTTCCAATGCCTGCGGGGCGAGGACCCGTCGTCGGTCGAGCGGCTCGTTCTCACCGCGTCGGGCGGCCCCTTTTTCGGCCTGGATCGAGACGCGCTGCGCCGCGTCACCCCGGCGCAGGCGCTGGCGCACCCCACCTGGCGGATGGGCTCCAAGATCACAGTCGATTCCGCCACCCTGATGAACAAGGCGCTGGAATGCCTGGAAGCTATGTATCTGTTCTCGGTGCCAATGGCGCGCATCGAGGTGGTGGTCCACCGCCAGAGCATCGTCCATTCGATGGTCGTCTTTCGAGACGGCGCCGCGGTGGCCCAACTGGGGCCGCCCGACATGCGTCTGCCGATCCAATACGCGCTGACCTTCCCGGCACGCGCGGCGTCACCGCTGCCGCCGTTCGACTGGGCGGCCTCCCCGGCACTCACGTTCGCACCCCCCGACGAAAACACCTTTCCCGCCCTCGCCCTCGCCCGCGAGGCCGCCGCGCGAGGCGGCACGGCGGCCGCCGCGTTAAACGGGGCCAACGAGGCGGCGGTTTCTCTGTTTTTAGCAGGCCAGATCGGATTCCTAGACATCGCGGCGCACACGGCGGCGGCGCTCGCCGCCGTGCCGTCGGACGGCGGCTCCCTGGAGGACATCCTGGAAACCGACCGCGCGGCCCGCGCCTTTGTGCACGCGCAGCGCTAA
- a CDS encoding site-2 protease family protein, whose protein sequence is MLLVVVSVLLLILILGVLITVHEFGHFITAKLSGIRVHEFAIGMGPKLWKKQKGETLYSLRAFPIGGFCALAEDEEPDPNDLRAFPNAKRHRRALVLAAGSLMNFLAGLLLLVIINLPAAQYADTKLAGTMPGFAFAGEDGFLPGDRIVNINGHAIYVSADIHFFLSLGAGEPFDITLTRDGRRLTLRDLPLTRSIPDESGTLRYGFYFEPLPATLGVKLQQAWYGAVDNVRLVWVSLGDLIGGRARVDDLMGPVGMGGVVNDIVQDETATVGVKTMGLLNLAAFLAINLATMNLLPLPALDGGRLFFLVIDALLALTRRKSLNPKYEGYIHAAGMILFFGLMIFVFFNDILRLFGWK, encoded by the coding sequence TTGCTTTTGGTTGTTGTATCGGTTCTGCTGCTCATTTTGATCTTGGGCGTTTTGATCACGGTCCATGAGTTCGGCCACTTCATCACGGCCAAACTCTCCGGCATCCGCGTCCACGAGTTCGCCATCGGTATGGGTCCGAAGCTGTGGAAGAAGCAAAAGGGTGAGACGCTTTATTCCCTGCGCGCTTTCCCCATCGGGGGGTTCTGCGCGCTGGCGGAGGACGAGGAACCCGACCCGAACGACCTGCGCGCCTTTCCAAACGCCAAGCGCCACCGGCGCGCGCTCGTGCTGGCGGCCGGTTCTCTGATGAACTTTCTGGCCGGGCTTCTCCTGCTGGTCATCATCAATCTGCCGGCGGCGCAGTACGCGGACACGAAACTCGCCGGCACGATGCCCGGCTTTGCCTTCGCGGGGGAGGACGGCTTTCTGCCCGGCGATCGCATTGTGAACATCAACGGCCACGCCATCTATGTGAGCGCGGACATCCACTTTTTCCTGTCGCTGGGCGCGGGGGAACCCTTCGACATCACGCTGACGCGGGACGGTCGGCGGCTGACGCTCCGGGATCTGCCGCTGACGCGGTCCATCCCCGACGAAAGCGGCACCTTGCGCTACGGTTTTTATTTTGAGCCGCTCCCCGCCACACTGGGCGTCAAGCTCCAGCAGGCCTGGTACGGCGCGGTGGACAACGTGCGTCTGGTCTGGGTGAGCCTCGGGGATCTCATCGGCGGCCGGGCACGCGTCGACGACCTGATGGGCCCCGTAGGCATGGGCGGTGTCGTCAACGACATCGTACAGGACGAGACGGCCACGGTGGGCGTGAAGACGATGGGTCTGCTGAATCTCGCGGCTTTCCTCGCTATCAATCTGGCAACGATGAATCTGCTGCCGCTGCCGGCGCTGGACGGCGGGCGGCTGTTCTTCCTCGTCATCGACGCCCTTTTGGCCCTGACGCGGCGCAAATCCCTCAACCCAAAGTACGAGGGTTATATTCACGCCGCCGGCATGATCCTCTTCTTCGGTCTGATGATCTTTGTATTTTTCAACGACATCCTGCGCCTGTTCGGCTGGAAATGA
- the ispG gene encoding flavodoxin-dependent (E)-4-hydroxy-3-methylbut-2-enyl-diphosphate synthase gives MTTRAHTRPIRVGGVTIGGGADISVQSMTNTDPHDAPATLAQIECLRAAGCHIVRVAVPDRAAVPALAAVCAASPLPVVADIHFDYRLALDAVAAGAAKIRLNPGNIGAPERVRAVADACRRVGVPIRVGVNGGSLPGHLLAQYGGVTPEALVEAALDQVALLHRFDFEDICVALKASDAPTTVAACRLMARRTRLPLHLGVTEAGTRMRGVVTSAVGLGALLLDGLGNTLRVSLTADPTEEVAAGFAILRAAGLYRRGADVIACPTCGRCRIDVIRLAAEAERRLAHLTRPMTVAVMGCAVNGPGEARQADVGIAGGDGVGLLFCRGEIVGRASQDKLLDALCDLAEHL, from the coding sequence ATGACAACGCGGGCGCATACGAGGCCCATCCGTGTCGGCGGCGTCACCATCGGAGGCGGCGCCGATATTTCCGTGCAGTCGATGACAAACACCGATCCACACGACGCGCCGGCTACCTTGGCGCAGATCGAATGTCTGCGCGCGGCCGGCTGCCACATTGTGCGGGTGGCCGTACCGGACAGGGCGGCTGTCCCCGCGCTGGCTGCGGTCTGCGCGGCCTCGCCGCTGCCGGTGGTGGCCGATATCCACTTCGACTACCGGTTGGCGTTGGATGCGGTGGCGGCGGGCGCCGCAAAGATCCGCTTAAACCCCGGCAACATCGGCGCGCCGGAGCGGGTGCGCGCCGTGGCGGACGCTTGCCGGCGGGTCGGCGTGCCCATTCGCGTGGGCGTCAACGGCGGCAGTCTGCCCGGCCATCTGCTGGCACAGTACGGCGGTGTGACGCCCGAGGCGCTGGTCGAGGCTGCGCTTGACCAGGTAGCCCTGCTGCACCGGTTTGACTTTGAAGACATTTGCGTGGCTCTCAAGGCCTCCGACGCCCCGACGACCGTCGCCGCCTGCCGTCTGATGGCCCGACGCACCCGGCTGCCCCTGCACCTTGGCGTCACCGAGGCGGGCACGCGGATGCGCGGCGTCGTCACCTCGGCCGTGGGCCTCGGCGCGTTGCTGCTGGACGGTCTGGGTAACACACTGCGCGTCTCTCTGACCGCCGATCCGACGGAGGAGGTCGCCGCGGGGTTTGCCATCCTGCGGGCAGCCGGGCTGTATCGACGCGGTGCGGACGTGATCGCCTGCCCCACCTGCGGGCGCTGCCGCATCGACGTCATCCGGCTAGCCGCCGAGGCGGAACGGCGGTTGGCCCACCTGACGCGTCCTATGACTGTGGCCGTGATGGGCTGCGCCGTCAACGGCCCCGGCGAGGCGCGCCAGGCCGACGTTGGGATCGCCGGCGGCGACGGCGTGGGGCTGCTCTTTTGCCGCGGGGAGATCGTCGGCCGCGCCTCCCAGGACAAACTTCTGGACGCTCTCTGCGACCTCGCCGAGCATCTGTAG
- a CDS encoding PolC-type DNA polymerase III, whose translation MNALSRFQDLFSDCPTEDGDHAAVASLLVRDAVFFRGRQVMDITLSDPETRADDALLLRLERRLSSHYGLRHVRIGTLGHRPEPAPRAAMPASSATPAGGTSWGRPPRGEIVPMRLLAEKTDAVTVEGTVLSVQHRAGRAGAGGFFSFDITDYTDSVRVAAYLKTEESAAPFAALTAGRRLRVGGRMETDLRDKNGGLILRPSGFVSLPPILREDTAPDGRRVELHLHTRMSALDATTDVGKAVLTAARWGHRAVAVTDHGVLHAFPDAMTAAKQAAKNGAPIKVIYGCEGYLVDDPDPAEDVPKRKSKTRRRSHHIILLVKNQTGLKNLYKLVSLAHLDHFSYHPNIPRALLNAHREGLILGSACERGELFSAVVAGRDRAALETIAAYYDYLEIQPLCNNEFMLQNGMARDHEQLRDFNRTVLSLGQALQKPVAATGDVHFLEPEDEVHRHMLLSAKKMPDPTRPLPLYFKTTDEMLTEFAYLGAEEARRVVVENPNRIADDCEAVVPVRSGEFFPKMEGSADELRAITARRARELYGDTLPEILSARMHTELDAIIRKGYDIIYIIAQRLVARSLAEGYLVGSRGSVGSSIVAYLAGITEVNALPPHYRCPACRHWHFPDCSAAACGSDLPDYACPVCRTPCHKDGFDIPFATFLGFEADKKPDIDLNFSGDYQSRAHQHTLELFGEGKVFRAGTIGTVAEKTATGFALKFLEEQGRTVCAAELGRLAGGCVGVKRTTGQHPGGLIIVPQENDIYEFCPVQHPADKSGDIITTHFDYHSIEENLLKLDLLGHDDPTMIRRLEELTGQSAKDIPLDDPDTISLFVSSRALGFENDSVLGVTGACAIPEFGTRFVREMLVSTQPKSFDELVRISGLSHGTDVWLGNAADIIAGGLATLRDVICARDDIMIYLIGRGLDRKLAFTIMESVRKGKGLTEAWEAEMRTAGVPGWYIDSCRKIKYMFPKAHAVAYVIMAFRIAWFKVHRPLAFYAAFLSIRAGSFDAHLMTQGLAALTRHMDTLDKKGDRTAAEDDMLATMEVCYEFYRRGYDFRPVDLYVSDATQFLPEDDSLRPPFLSIPGLGETAALDIVSQRAKQPFLSVEDLSARCAKVSKTHIEQLTQLGALASLPPSAQMNLFDMS comes from the coding sequence ATGAACGCCCTGTCACGTTTTCAGGATTTGTTTTCCGACTGCCCCACCGAGGACGGCGATCACGCCGCGGTGGCGTCTCTGCTTGTCCGCGACGCCGTCTTTTTCCGCGGTCGCCAGGTGATGGACATCACGCTCTCCGACCCGGAGACGCGGGCCGACGACGCGCTGCTCCTGCGGCTCGAACGGCGGTTGTCGTCTCACTACGGCCTGCGACACGTGCGGATCGGCACGCTCGGGCACCGTCCCGAGCCGGCGCCCCGCGCCGCCATGCCGGCCTCGTCCGCGACGCCGGCGGGCGGGACGTCGTGGGGCCGCCCGCCCAGGGGGGAGATCGTCCCCATGCGGTTGCTGGCCGAGAAGACGGACGCCGTCACCGTCGAGGGAACGGTCCTCTCGGTGCAGCACCGCGCCGGCCGCGCCGGCGCGGGCGGATTTTTCAGTTTTGACATAACGGATTACACGGACTCTGTGCGCGTGGCCGCGTATCTGAAGACGGAGGAATCCGCCGCGCCGTTCGCCGCACTGACCGCCGGACGGCGTCTCCGGGTGGGCGGGCGCATGGAGACGGACCTCCGGGACAAAAACGGCGGACTCATCTTGCGCCCGTCCGGTTTTGTCTCCCTGCCGCCGATACTCCGCGAGGACACCGCGCCGGACGGACGGCGGGTGGAACTCCACCTGCACACCCGCATGTCGGCGTTGGATGCCACCACCGACGTGGGCAAAGCGGTGTTGACGGCGGCCCGCTGGGGGCACCGCGCTGTAGCCGTCACCGACCACGGCGTGCTGCACGCGTTCCCGGACGCCATGACCGCCGCGAAGCAGGCCGCGAAAAACGGCGCGCCCATCAAGGTCATCTACGGCTGCGAGGGGTATCTGGTCGACGACCCCGACCCGGCGGAGGATGTCCCAAAGCGCAAGAGCAAGACCCGCCGCCGGTCCCACCACATCATCCTGCTCGTCAAAAACCAGACAGGGCTCAAAAATCTGTACAAACTCGTCTCGCTGGCGCATCTTGACCACTTCAGCTACCACCCCAACATCCCGCGCGCCCTGTTGAACGCGCACCGGGAGGGCCTGATCCTCGGCTCCGCCTGCGAACGGGGCGAGCTCTTCTCGGCCGTCGTGGCGGGCCGGGACCGCGCCGCGTTGGAGACGATCGCCGCTTACTACGACTATCTGGAGATCCAGCCGCTGTGCAACAACGAATTCATGCTCCAAAACGGGATGGCCCGGGACCACGAGCAGCTCCGGGACTTCAACCGCACCGTTCTCTCTCTGGGCCAGGCGCTGCAAAAGCCCGTGGCGGCCACAGGCGACGTACATTTTTTGGAGCCGGAGGACGAGGTCCACCGCCACATGCTGCTGTCGGCCAAAAAGATGCCGGACCCGACCCGGCCGCTGCCGCTCTACTTCAAGACGACGGACGAGATGCTCACCGAATTTGCCTATCTCGGGGCCGAGGAGGCTCGGCGGGTTGTCGTGGAGAACCCCAATCGCATCGCCGACGACTGCGAGGCGGTCGTCCCGGTGCGCAGCGGTGAATTTTTCCCAAAGATGGAGGGCTCGGCCGACGAACTGCGCGCGATCACCGCACGACGGGCCCGCGAACTGTACGGCGACACGCTGCCGGAGATCCTGTCCGCCCGCATGCACACAGAGCTGGACGCCATCATCCGGAAAGGATACGACATCATCTACATCATCGCACAGCGCCTGGTGGCCCGTTCGCTGGCGGAGGGCTACCTAGTGGGATCGCGCGGGTCGGTGGGCTCGTCCATCGTGGCCTATCTCGCCGGTATCACCGAGGTGAACGCGCTGCCGCCGCACTACCGCTGCCCCGCCTGCCGGCACTGGCACTTCCCGGACTGCTCCGCGGCGGCCTGCGGCAGCGACCTGCCCGATTACGCCTGCCCGGTCTGCCGCACACCCTGCCACAAGGACGGGTTCGACATCCCGTTCGCCACCTTTTTGGGATTTGAAGCCGACAAAAAGCCGGACATCGACCTCAACTTCTCCGGCGACTACCAGAGCCGCGCGCACCAGCATACACTGGAACTGTTTGGCGAGGGCAAGGTGTTTCGCGCCGGCACAATAGGCACAGTAGCGGAGAAGACCGCGACCGGGTTTGCGCTCAAATTTTTGGAGGAACAGGGCCGGACGGTCTGCGCCGCCGAGTTGGGGAGGCTGGCCGGCGGCTGCGTGGGCGTCAAACGGACGACCGGACAGCATCCGGGCGGGCTCATCATCGTGCCGCAGGAGAATGATATCTACGAGTTCTGCCCAGTACAGCACCCGGCCGACAAGTCCGGGGATATCATCACGACGCACTTCGACTATCATTCCATCGAGGAAAACCTGCTCAAGCTGGACCTGCTGGGGCACGACGACCCCACGATGATCCGGCGGCTGGAGGAACTCACCGGTCAGAGCGCCAAGGATATCCCGTTGGACGACCCGGACACGATAAGTCTGTTCGTCTCTTCCCGAGCTCTCGGGTTTGAGAACGACTCCGTGCTCGGCGTCACGGGCGCCTGCGCGATCCCCGAGTTCGGCACCCGCTTTGTGCGCGAGATGCTGGTCTCTACGCAGCCGAAGAGCTTCGACGAGCTGGTGCGCATCTCCGGGCTGTCTCACGGCACAGACGTCTGGCTGGGCAACGCGGCCGACATCATCGCCGGTGGGCTCGCCACGCTGAGAGACGTCATCTGCGCCCGCGACGACATCATGATCTATCTCATCGGACGGGGGCTCGACCGGAAGCTCGCCTTCACGATCATGGAGAGCGTGCGCAAGGGCAAGGGGCTGACCGAGGCGTGGGAGGCCGAGATGCGCACCGCGGGTGTGCCAGGCTGGTATATCGACTCCTGCCGGAAGATCAAATACATGTTCCCCAAGGCACACGCCGTGGCCTATGTGATCATGGCCTTCCGCATCGCCTGGTTTAAGGTACACCGCCCGCTGGCCTTTTACGCGGCCTTCCTCAGCATCCGGGCCGGCTCGTTTGACGCCCACCTGATGACCCAAGGTCTCGCGGCGCTCACGCGGCACATGGATACGTTGGACAAAAAGGGCGACCGCACCGCCGCAGAGGACGATATGCTCGCGACGATGGAAGTGTGCTACGAGTTCTATCGGCGCGGCTACGACTTTCGGCCCGTCGATCTCTATGTCTCGGACGCCACGCAATTTCTGCCGGAGGACGACTCCCTGCGCCCGCCGTTTTTGTCCATCCCGGGGCTCGGCGAAACCGCGGCGCTGGACATCGTCTCGCAGCGCGCCAAACAGCCGTTTCTCTCGGTAGAGGACCTCTCCGCCCGCTGCGCGAAGGTGTCGAAGACCCACATCGAACAACTCACCCAACTCGGCGCCCTCGCCTCCCTGCCCCCCAGTGCGCAGATGAATCTGTTCGACATGAGCTGA
- a CDS encoding ATP-binding protein, producing MLKRKISSELLTWKQREDRLCLLVKGARQVGKTFIIRLFVKENYKHFIEINFVENPTYAAIFDRDLDVETLIKQISLRVPNAEFVPGETLIFLDEIQLCPKARTALKFLASDKRFDVIASGSMLGINYKDVSSYPVGYVDQLEMHSLDFEEFLWANEVKSDSIADIRGYFEKHEPVPAAMHERMMELFKEYIVIGGMPRVVQEFVTTHNFAHVFRLQKGIISDYTDDIGKYAEGAEKTKARACFLSIPKHLAKDYKKFRYSLVEKNGTARKFGGSLMWLYDAGIINFCYNLSSPELPLEGNAKSDIFKVYMRDTGLLMAMLEEGSQEDIIDGNLGIYKGAIYENIIADIFTKLGKKLYYYEKNNQWEIDFFIRRYKTAVAVEVKSADNTKSKCLDAVMRYERVKHGIKLSAKNVGESGDIESFPLYMAMFL from the coding sequence GTGCTTAAGCGCAAGATTTCGAGTGAGCTTTTGACTTGGAAACAGCGAGAAGACCGATTGTGTCTGCTTGTCAAAGGAGCGCGGCAGGTTGGAAAAACATTTATCATAAGACTGTTTGTCAAAGAAAATTACAAACATTTTATAGAGATCAACTTTGTAGAAAATCCGACTTATGCCGCTATTTTTGATAGAGATTTGGATGTTGAAACGCTGATAAAGCAAATCTCTCTCCGTGTTCCGAATGCGGAATTTGTCCCCGGCGAAACGCTTATCTTTCTCGATGAAATTCAGCTTTGCCCAAAAGCGCGGACAGCTCTTAAATTCTTAGCCTCCGACAAACGCTTTGATGTGATTGCTTCAGGTTCTATGCTCGGTATCAATTATAAAGATGTATCGTCTTATCCAGTCGGCTATGTTGACCAGTTAGAAATGCATTCGCTTGATTTTGAGGAGTTTCTGTGGGCAAACGAGGTAAAGTCGGATTCGATTGCGGACATTCGTGGATATTTTGAGAAACACGAACCCGTTCCGGCTGCAATGCATGAACGAATGATGGAATTGTTTAAAGAGTATATCGTAATTGGCGGTATGCCTCGTGTTGTGCAAGAGTTTGTAACAACACACAATTTTGCGCATGTTTTTCGTCTGCAAAAAGGTATTATAAGTGATTATACAGACGACATAGGCAAATATGCGGAGGGCGCGGAGAAAACAAAGGCGAGGGCTTGTTTCTTGTCTATTCCAAAACACCTTGCAAAGGATTACAAAAAATTTAGATATAGCCTTGTGGAGAAAAACGGGACAGCGCGTAAATTCGGCGGCAGTTTGATGTGGCTTTATGATGCTGGTATTATTAACTTCTGCTATAACCTGAGCAGCCCGGAACTTCCGCTTGAAGGCAATGCGAAAAGCGACATATTTAAGGTGTACATGCGGGACACAGGTCTTTTAATGGCTATGCTTGAAGAAGGGTCGCAAGAGGATATAATAGATGGAAATCTCGGGATTTATAAAGGTGCGATTTATGAAAATATCATTGCGGATATTTTTACGAAATTAGGTAAGAAACTGTATTATTATGAAAAGAACAATCAGTGGGAGATTGACTTTTTTATTCGTCGGTATAAAACAGCTGTTGCTGTTGAGGTTAAGTCAGCCGACAACACGAAGTCGAAATGCTTAGATGCCGTGATGAGATATGAGCGCGTAAAACACGGAATAAAATTATCGGCAAAAAATGTAGGAGAATCAGGTGATATTGAGAGCTTTCCGCTCTATATGGCAATGTTTTTGTGA